One genomic window of Medicago truncatula cultivar Jemalong A17 chromosome 1, MtrunA17r5.0-ANR, whole genome shotgun sequence includes the following:
- the LOC11412440 gene encoding polygalacturonase At1g48100 → MKHSPILTLLFSLYFLTSFLSIQARHHFHTKHKHYSHSHNSSSEISLPPAPLPSPTSSAPEEAPSASASPSPSPEVASGLLDVRKFGAIGDGITDDTESFKMAWDTACQSELDLNVIFVPPGFSFIVQSTIFTGPCKGGLVLKVDGTIMTPDGPESWLKNNSRRQWLVFYRVNGMSLEGSGTIDGRGQKWWDLPCKPHKGPNGTTLPGPCDSPVAIRFFMSSNLTVQGLRIKNSPQFHFRFDGCQSVHVESIFITAPALSPNTDGIHIENTNDVKIYNSVVSNGDDCVSIGSGCYDVDIKNITCGPGHGISIGSLGNHNSRACVSNITVRDSVIRVSDNGVRIKTWQGGSGSVSGVTFSNIHMDTVKNPIIIDQFYCLSKDCSNKTSAVFVSDIVYTSIKGTYDIRHPPMHFACSDSIPCTNLTLSDIELLPSQGDMLNDPFCWNAYGNSETLTIPPVFCLLDGIPQSIPANDIDHC, encoded by the exons ATGAAGCACTCTCCTATTTTAACACTATTATtctctttatattttcttactTCATTTCTTTCTATCCAAGCTAGACACCATTTCCATACAAAACACAAGCATTACTCACATTCTCATAATTCATCATCTGAAATTTCACTTCCTCCTGCTCCACTACCTTCACCAACTAGTAGTGCTCCTGAAGAAGCTCCTAGTGCTAGTGCTAGTCCTAGCCCTAGCCCTGAAGTAGCATCTGGCTTATTGGATGTAAGAAAATTTGGTGCCATTGGAGATGGAATAACTGATGATACTGAGTCATTTAAAATGGCATGGGACACTGCTTGTCAAAGTGAATTAGATCTTAATGTTATATTTGTTCCTCCTGGTTTCTCCTTCATTGTTCAATCTACTATTTTCACTGGTCCTTGTAAAGGTGGTTTGGTATTAAAG GTTGATGGAACTATTATGACACCTGATGGACCTGAATCATGGCTAAAAAACAACAGTAGGCGTCAATGGTTGGTCTTTTATAGAGTCAATGGCATGTCACTTGAAGGAAGTGGTACAATTGATGGCAGAGGACAAAAATGGTGGGACCTCCCTTGTAAGCCTCATAAG GGGCCTAATGGAACAACATTACCAGGACCTTGTGACAGCCCAGTT GCTATAAGGTTTTTTATGAGTTCAAATTTGACTGTACAAGGACTTAGGATAAAAAACAGTCCTCAATTCCATTTCAGATTTGATGGCTGCCAAAGTGTGCATGTGGAATCAATTTTCATAACAGCTCCAGCACTTAGCCCCAACACTGATGGAATACACATAGAAAATACCAATGATGTGAAAATATATAATTCCGTAGTTTCCAATG GTGATGACTGTGTTTCCATTGGGTCTGGTTGCTATGAtgttgatataaaaaatatcacatgTGGACCAGGTCATGGCATTAG CATTGGTAGTTTGGGAAACCACAACTCAAGAGCATGTGTATCAAACATAACAGTGAGGGACTCAGTTATAAGGGTATCAGATAATGGGGTAAGAATCAAGACATGGCAAGGTGGATCAGGATCAGTATCAGGAGTAACATTCAGTAATATTCACATGGATACAGTAAAAAATCCTATTATAATTGACCAATTTTACTGCCTCAGTAAAGATTGCAGCAACAAAACCTCTGCAGTATTTGTATCAGATATAGTTTACACAAGCATAAAGGGAACTTATGATATAAGACACCCTCCTATGCATTTTGCATGCAGTGACTCAATCCCTTGCACCAACTTGACTCTCTCAGATATTGAGCTTCTTCCTTCTCAAGGAGATATGTTGAATGATCCTTTTTGTTGGAATGCTTATGGAAATTCAGAGACATTAACCATTCCTCCAGTATTTTGCTTGTTGGATGGTATTCCTCAGTCTATTCCAGCCAATGATATTGATCATTGCTGA